From Primulina tabacum isolate GXHZ01 chromosome 2, ASM2559414v2, whole genome shotgun sequence, one genomic window encodes:
- the LOC142537074 gene encoding putative WRKY transcription factor 3 produces MGETVEEVVPVSKSKPTISVPPRGSMDALYINWSGLGFSPGPMTLVSSYLGDQGPFSFSQLLAGAMASPVVGKPGFLLGQDSGKELREGSFANDEKNSESGGGYKRNRPMNLAVAQPQSLSSEPQSLSPLFMFPPGLSPGLLNSPGFLSPLNSPFGMSHQQALAHVTAQAALSQSFMQMQEEFNRSSSTAITEALEHHSASAPKESSAQQTTALPTIPESSKVETSDVSLSDKRAASVAGDKPASDGYNWRKYGQKHVKASECPRSYYKCTHPNCPVKKKVERGGDGHVSEVTYKGQHNHDPPHPNPNKHGMDSSGLDRSINSQVKPVFSEAVSYPATTPQSFEHLPVTGQNVETKYAAVAVDGDDDEPIAKRRNVDIGSSMPASSQQTVTDSKIVVQTRSEVDLLDDGFKWRKYGQKVVKGNPHPRSYYRCTYSGCDVRKHVERASADPKCVITTYEGKHNHDIPAGKYSSHGSGNTSSHQFQAQKMVAENPTANKKIDFGTIDQIPMTLQLKEEQIAAA; encoded by the exons ATGGGTGAGACTGTTGAAGAGGTGGTGCCGGTTTCTAAATCCAAGCCGACGATCTCGGTGCCCCCACGTGGCTCCATGGATGCCCTCTATATAAACTGGTCAGGTCTCGGATTCAGCCCGGGTCCGATGACGTTGGTGTCGAGCTACCTAGGGGACCAGGGTCCGTTTTCTTTCTCTCAGCTTTTAGCAGGAGCCATGGCTTCGCCGGTCGTGGGGAAGCCGGGGTTTCTATTGGGTCAAGATTCGGGGAAAGAACTGAGAGAGGGGAGTTTTGCTAATGATGAGAAAAATAGTGAGTCCGGTGGTGGGTATAAGCGGAATAGGCCCATGAATCTGGCGGTGGCACAGCCGCAGTCTCTATCGTCGGAGCCGCAGAGTTTGAGCCCACTTTTCATGTTTCCTCCGGGATTGAGTCCTGGATTGCTTAATTCACCTGGGTTCTTGTCCCCGCTAAAC AGCCCATTTGGAATGTCGCACCAACAGGCTCTAGCTCACGTGACAGCTCAGGCGGCACTATCCCAATCTTTCATGCAGATGCAAGAAGAATTTAATCGTTCGTCATCTACCGCTATCACAGAAGCATTGGAGCACCATTCTGCTTCTGCACCAAAAGAATCTTCAGCACAACAGACCACTGCTTTACCAACAATACCAGAGAGTTCAAAGGTTGAGACATCTGATGTTTCCCTATCTGATAAAAGAGCTGCTTCAGTTGCTGGTGATAAACCGGCCAGTGATGGTTATAACTGGAGAAAATACGGTCAGAAGCATGTGAAGGCCAGTGAATGTCCTCGGAGCTACTACAAATGCACACATCCAAACTGTCCTGTCAAGAAAAAGGTTGAAAGAGGGGGTGATGGTCATGTATCTGAGGTTACGTATAAAGGACAGCACAACCACGATCCACCTCATCCCAATCCCAATAAACATGGAATGGATAGTTCTGGTTTAGATAGATCAATAAACTCACAAGTGAAGCCCGTTTTTTCCGAGGCTGTAAGTTATCCAGCAACCACTCCACAGTCATTTGAACATCTTCCTGTCACTGGTCAGAATGTGGAAACGAAATATGCTGCAGTAGCTGTAGATGGGGATGATGACGAACCAATTGCCAAAAGAAG GAATGTGGATATTGGATCATCAATGCCAGCTTCATCACAACAAACTGTTACGGATTCAAAAATTGTCGTTCAGACCAGAAGTGAAGTTGATCTTTTGGATGATGGGTTCAAATGGAGAAAATATGGACAGAAAGTAGTTAAGGGGAATCCTCATCCAAG GAGTTACTATAGGTGTACATATTCTGGTTGTGATGTTAGGAAACATGTCGAGAGAGCCTCAGCAGACCCCAAATGTGTTATTACTACGTATGAGGGTAAACATAATCACGATATCCCAGCAGGAAAATATAGCAGCCATGGCTCGGGCAATACAAGTTCTCACCAGTTTCAGGCGCAAAAAATGGTTGCTGAGAATCCTAcagcaaataaaaaaatagattttGGGACTATAGACCAAATCCCGATGACTCTACAGCTCAAAGAAGAACAAATTGCTGCCGCTTGA
- the LOC142537073 gene encoding cyclin-dependent kinase C-2 C-like translates to MGCVSSKKARSDESPAFDASFSSSANAVRRRRCGRLSASAPLHSQSVFGPLEKIKEEPDKDDLVEGESKDNVTNQHFFIDYSGRLQPLKSETSCKRTPFSIKFGRWAEGEQLAGWPPWLSAVAGEAIEGWLPLRSDSFERFEKIGQGTYSHVYQARNLETGKMVALKKVRFDNFQPDSVRFMAREILILRKLHHPNVMKLEGIITSRLSYSLYLVFEYMEHDLSGLLSCPDIKFTDSQIKCYMRQLLNGVKHCHSRGIMHRDIKSSNILINNEGILKIADFGLANFVKPENEQPLTSRVVTLWYRPPELLLGSTNYGESVDLWSIGCVFAELFSGRAILKGRTEVEQLHKIFKLCGSPTEDYWKRCKLPLAAMFKPQIPYESTLRERCKEFPRNAVSLIETLLSVEPDERGTTTSALNHEYFYTKPRACDPSSLPRYPPNKEIDARFRQESKWKKDGVPALAQSGSRNLRRVHKTSHDFYEAVPTEGVEANVHTAQRKKGRNVSQMASNKSYDTISEASQMTQESQGSNINSVPGHITSTNGFEWVKRRKRGAVITRLHDFPNSRSKKVGPSEPSSVLHVHDTVNSDRQKKDKFSGRIQGDEAAMNAILGEPMHFSGSDYFDPTNIYESKGLPLDYGHKKKKGSFSGPLLYQSQETASRQYGRHAQVLHRSRFYEDS, encoded by the exons ATGGGTTGTGTCAGCTCAAAGAAGGCAAGATCTGACGAATCACCTGCATTTGATGCTTCATTTTCATCCTCAGCAAATGCGGTACGACGCCGTAGGTGCGGACGTCTTTCTGCCTCTGCTCCGTTGCATTCCCAGTCGGTATTCGGGCCGTTGGAGAAGATAAAGGAGGAGCCCGATAAGGATGATCTTGTGGAGGGCGAAAGCAAAGATAATGTGACGAATCAgcatttttttattgattattcaGGGCGTTTGCAACCGTTAAAGAGCGAGACCTCTTGTAAAAGGACTCCTTTTAGCATTAAATTTGGGAGGTGGGCGGAAGGAGAACAGCTGGCTGGGTGGCCACCTTGGCTCTCCGCTGTAGCTGGTGAAGCCATTGAGGGCTGGCTGCCCTTGAGATCGGACTCTTTTGAAAGATTTGAAAAG ATTGGACAAGGAACTTACAGCCATGTTTACCAAGCACGGAACTTGGAAACTGGGAAGATGGTTGCTCTGAAGAAGGTGCGTTTCGACAATTTTCAACCTGACAGCGTAAGATTCATGGCACGCGAAATCTTGATTTTGCGCAAGCTTCATCATCCAAATGTCATGAAACTGGAGGGTATAATTACTTCCAGATTATCCTATAGTTTGTACCTTGTCTTCGAGTATATGGAGCACGACCTTTCCGGGCTGTTATCCTGTCCTGACATCAAGTTCACTGATTCACAG ATCAAATGTTACATGAGACAGCTATTGAATGGAGTCAAGCATTGCCACTCACGAGGTATAATGCATCGAGATATCAAGTCATCCAATATCTTGATAAACAACGAAGGAATCTTGAAGATTGCAGATTTTGGTCTAGCAAATTTTGTTAAACCCGAAAACGAGCAACCTTTGACTAGTCGGGTGGTGACATTATGGTATCGTCCTCCTGAACTCCTTTTGGGGTCAACAAATTATGGGGAATCAGTGGATTTATGGAGTATAGGTTGTGTTTTTGCTGAACTTTTTAGTGGAAGGGCTATTCTTAAAGGAAGAACGGAG GTTGAACAGTTACATAAAATCTTCAAACTATGTGGTTCTCCAACGGAAGATTACTGGAAAAGGTGCAAACTTCCTCTTGCTGCAATGTTTAAGCCCCAGATTCCCTATGAAAGCACTCTTCGAGAAAGATGCAAAGAGTTTCCTAGAAATGCAGTTAGCCTTATAGAAACCTTACTTTCTGTTGAACCCGACGAGCGTGGAACTACTACTTCTGCTCTAAATCATGAA TATTTCTATACAAAACCACGTGCATGTGATCCATCGAGCTTGCCTAGGTACCCACCGAACAAAGAGATTGATGCCAGATTTCGACAAGAATCAAAATG GAAGAAGGATGGTGTCCCAGCACTGGCACAATCTGGTTCAAGAAATCTTAGGAGAGTCCATAAAACTTCGCATGATTTCTACGAAGCTGTTCCAACCGAG GGAGTGGAGGCCAACGTCCATACGGCTCAGAGAAAAAAAGGTAGAAACGTGTCCCAAATGGCATCCAATAAGTCCTACGACACTATATCGGAGGCTTCACAAATGACTCAAGAATCACAAGGATCCAACATCAATTCAGTCCCCGGACATATAACATCTACGAACGGTTTTGAATGGGTTAAACGGCGAAAACGGGGGGCCGTAATTACAAGATTACATGATTTTCCCAATTCAAGAAGTAAAAAAGTTGGGCCTTCGGAACCATCAAGTGTGTTGCATGTTCATGATACTGTGAACTCAGATCGGCAAAAAAAAGACAAATTTTCAGGCAGGATCCAAGGTGATGAGGCCGCGATGAATGCCATTCTCGGAGAACCGATGCATTTTAGTGGATCTGATTATTTCGATCCAACTAATATTTACGAGTCGAAGGGATTGCCATTG GATTATGGCCATAAGAAGAAGAAGGGTAGTTTCTCAGGACCATTACTGTATCAATCTCAAGAAACAGCTTCAAGGCAGTATGGTAGACATGCTCAAGTTCTTCATAGATCTCGCTTTTATGaag attcGTGA